The stretch of DNA TCTGAGTAATATCACGTAAAGCACGAGAAGAAGACATATTGGAAACGGTATTCCCTGGTGTTTGTGATAATACATAATCAGCACAAGCAACTAAAGTATATTCTTCCCCAAACATAGAACCATCTTCACATACCAATGCTAAACGGTCTACATCAGGATCGACTACAATACCAAAATCTGCTTTTTCAGTCACCACTTTTTCAGAAAGATCGGTCAAATGTTCTTTCAGAGGTTCTGGATTATGAGGGAAATGTCCTGTAGGATCACAATATAGTTTTATACATTCAACTCCCATCTTTTCCAATAAAGCTGGCACAAAAATACCTCCAGTTGAATTTACAGCATCTACCACTACCTTAAAATTAGCTTTTTTAACTGCTTCTACGTCCACTAAAGGTAAATCAAGTGTTGCTTGAATATGCTTTTCAACATATGATTCATCTAAGGATACTTTTCCTAAATCATCTACTTCGGCAAAATTAAAATCATCATTTTCAGCAATTTCTAATATGCGTTCTCCATCCTTTCCTGACACAAATTCACCTTTTGCATTCAACAATTTTAAAGCATTCCATTGTTTTGGATTATGACTTGCTGTTAGAATAATCCCTCCATCCGCTTTTTCCATTGGGACTGCCACTTCCACTGTAGGTGTAGTTGAAAAATTCAAATTAATTATATCAATTCCTAATCCTTGTAAGGTCGAAATCACCAAATTTTGAATCATTTCCCCAGAGATACGGGCATCACGACCTATTACAACGGTCAATTTATCTTTATGTGTTGTTTCTTTTAACCAAGTTCCGTAAGCTGCTGCAAATTTTACAGCATCCACTGGTGATAAGCCTTCTCCTACTCTTCCACCAATAGTCCCTCTAATTCCTGATATTGATTTTATTAAAGCCATAATTAACTCTTTTCAATTATTTTTTAGACAAAAATAACTGAAAATTAAGAATTAAGAACGCTCATTAACATTTTTATTTTTATATCAACTGATTTTCTATTTCTTCTTTTACTTCTTTTAATTGATTTAACACGGAACCTTCTTGTTCTCTAAAATCAAAACGCTCATCATGCAACGCACAAACGGTTCCTACTACTTCACCATTCTGTTCAATTGGTAAACCTAAATACGTTCCTAGGCCAAACTCTACTAAATCTTCATTATATTTCCATTCCTCATCAATGGAAGCATCTTGTACTTCTAAAATTTGATTGGTATTGACTACTTTTTCACAATACAACGGATGTTTCCCTTCTGGATGAACACTTTTTTTACCTCTATCCGTCGCATGATAGATTTCCTTTCCTTCTTTTCCACCACTTAAAACTACTTCCATTTCTTCTGGATGTGACTTCATTACCAATACCGATTTCAAACCTGACTCTGAGGCTATTCGATCTATTTTCTCTTGTAGTTTCTGATGATTAAAAATATTTTCCATAATTGTTTTATTTACTAATTTAGTCTAACTTCTTAAAAAAACTGACAATCTATACTAAAAAAAAATATAATCACGTTATTCAGTTAAAATTATATAAAATACTACATTATGAAAAACTTAATTATGTTGTTTTCTATGGCTTTCCTTTTTGTTAATTGTTCAAATGAAGATGATTCTAATTCTTCTAATTCAATTAATATTGAAGAAGGAAATATTGAGGGAGGAGTATCCTTCGATTCAAATAAAATTCTTTCAATAAATCTTGAAATGGATATCGATTCTTATAAAAAATTACAACAAGAATCACGTTTTGCTGTATCTACCAACAATCTAGCTGAAATAATACAAACTATTCAAACTACAATAGGCCAATGTAATGAACCATGGCCTTCAGATTTTAATTGGTATACAGCTAATATAAAATTAGATGGGAATTTGTTACATAATATTGGAATTCGTAAGAAAGGTTTTTTTGGATCTATTTTCTCAAATATTCCTTCATTCAAAATAAGAACTGATAAATATATTGAAAAACAAAAGTTTAATACAACCAAACGAATTACTTTAAACAATAATGCTGAAGATCCTTCTAAAATTTTAACATGTCTATCATATGATATTTTTGCTTTAGCTAATTATCCTGCTCCTTTAGCTAACCTGGCATCCGTTCACCTGAATAATACATTATTAGGAACTTACACTCATGTTGAAGATATGAAAAAACCTTTTCTTAAAAGAGCATTTGGAAACGATAATGGAAGTTTCTATGAAGGTCAATTTATTGATTTTAATACACAAGCTCTAAATAGATGGGAAACACAAACAAAAAATACTGATGATACTATGGTCCCTATTTTAAAGATAGCAGAGACACTAGAACTTCCTGATGATCAACTTGAAATGGAATTAGCTAAATATGTAAATATAGAACGATTTATGACATTTTGGGCTTTAGAAGTATTAATTGACCATATAGATGGTTACAGCTCTAATAAAAATAATTTTCTAATCTACTTTGATCCTAATGATAATAATAGAGCTACATTCATTCCTTGGGGTGTTGGTTCATATGATCATATTAATAATACTAAAAACCTAGATCAATACTTAAATTCTGAGTTAACTCGACGAATTTCAAGAATTCCCAATCTTTATATCAAATTTGAAAATGAACTACAACGTTTATTAGATGAAATATGGAATGAAAAACTATTACTATCCAAAATAGAGCATTATTCATCTCAAGTAAATTCTATTCAAACATTACCATTTCATGCTTCAAAAATTGAAAACTTGAAATCATGGGTTGTTAATAGGAAACAAAATATTCAAAATTTAATAAAAAAAGGAATGCCAATAGGGACTCTAGAATCAATAGCATGCCCTTCAAGCTTTTAAAATAATATTCACTATTAATGAAAAACTGAAAAATAACTTCTTCATCTATCTCTTATATTTTTTAGTTTTTCATTTTTAGTTTTTAGTTTAATACTATCTTTGCAGGACTAAAGACAAAAGGATGCGTACAAAATCAATCAAAAAGAATAAAATTAACATGATTACCTTAGGTTGTTCAAAAAACCTTTACGATAGTGAAGTGATTATGGGGCAACTAAAAGCTAATGGTAAAGAAGTTGCTCATGAAGCTGAAGAAGGAAATATTGTTGTAATCAATACATGTGGTTTTATTGATAATGCAAAAGAAGAAAGTGTTAATACAATATTACAATACGCAGAAGCTAAGGAAAAAGGAACTATTGATAAATTATTTGTAACCGGATGTCTTTCAGAACGCTACAAACCTGATTTAGAAAAAGAAATTCCAAATGTAGATCAATATTTTGGTACACGCGATTTACCTTTGTTATTAAAAGCTTTAGGAGCAGACTATAAACACGAACTTATTGGAGAACGTTTAACCACTACTCCACGTCATTATGCTTATCTCAAAATATCCGAAGGTTGTGATCGAACCTGTTCTTTTTGTGCAATTCCTTTAATGAGAGGAGGTCATATTTCTACTCCTATTGAAAATTTAGTTGAAGAAGCTAAAAAACTAGCCAAAAATGGTACAAAAGAACTTATTTTAATTGCTCAAGATTTAACTTTTTATGGTTTAGATATCTATAAAAAAAGACGTTTAGGTGATCTATTAAAAGAGCTAGTTAAAGTAGAAGGAATTGAATGGATTCGATTGCATTATGCTTTCCCAACAGGTTTTCCAGAAGATGTTTTAGAAATTATGAATCAAGAACCTAAAATTTGTAATTACTTGGACATTCCTTTACAGCATATTTCAGATAATATCTTGAAGTCTATGCGAAGAGGAACTTCATTTGAAAAAACAAATCGTTTGTTGGCTGAATTTCGTAAAAAAGTACCCAATATAGCCATTCGTACTACTTTAATTACAGGATATCCTGGAGAGAGTGAAGAAGATTTTGCTATTTTAAAACAATGGGTTAAAGATCAACGTTTTGATCGTTTAGGTTGTTTTACCTACTCTCACGAAGAAAACACACATGCTCATCAATTAATAGATGACGTTCCTGATGAAGTGAAAAAAGTTCGTGCTGCAGAAATTATGGAGCTACAAGAACAAATTTCTAAAGAACTTAATCAAAGTAAAATTGGTAAGACTTACCGTTGTTTGTTTGATCGAAAAGAAGGTGACTATTTTATTGGGCGAACAGAATTTGATTCTCCTGATGTAGACAATGAAGTTTTAGTAAATGCAGAGAATACCTACATCTCTATTGGTGAGTTTTGTAATATTCAAATAGTCGATGCAGACGAATTTGATCTATTTGGAGTAATAGTAGATTAACAAAAAAATCTTCTTAAGATTAAAGAATTCTTTAAAAATTATATAAAAATTTGATACATTAACTATATTTCATATATTACAGTATTAAATTGTGTAATTTTATGAAAATTGTTTTTTTATTGTATCCTTGGGAAACTATAAATCCCAAGAAAGATACTAGTATCATACTTATTCATGAAGCTTTAAAACGAAATCATGATGTATATATCACTTTACCAGAAGATATAATGATGAGTAAAGGGAAAGCAATGGCTTTAGCTCATAAGCTATCAAATTTCACTATCTCTAAAGCTTCAAATGATTCTGATTATCAAGAATTTTATCAAAATCTTATGCTAACATCTGAAACTATTATTTTGAAGGAAATAGATACTATATTCATTCGCTCCAATCCTCCCATAAATCCTTATACCATGGATATATTGGAAACGGTACAAGATGATGTGTTTATTTGTAATTCCATTCGAGGTTTACGCAAAGGAAAAACCAAAATATATACTGCACTAAATGATGATGGATTAGGAACCGTCACCCCTATTACACATATCACACGCAATATTGATCAAATTGTAGATATCGTCAAGAATTCAAAAGAAGAAGGTATGATTTTAAAACCTTTAGACGGTATGGGTGGAAAAGGAGTTTTGAAATTAAACAAAACGATGACGTCAAATTTACGTGTTATTTTAGACTATTATTTGGTAGATGGAAATTACATTATACTCCAAGATTTCATTAAAGGAGCTGAAAAAGGAGATACCAGAGTTTTAGTATTAAATGGAGAACCTATTGGTGCCATTCAACGAATTCCAGCACAAGGAGAACATCGATCTAATTTATCAGCAGGAGGAAAAATGGAAATTGCAGAAATTACACCTGAAATTGAAAAAATTTGTAACTTTATTGCACCTAAATTAAGAGAAGATGGTCTTTTCTTTTGTGGATTAGATATTATTTCAAATCAATTAGTTGAAATCAATGTTACCAGTCCAGGAGGAATTAGAGAAGTCAATCAAACCAATCAGAATATTCGAATTCAAGAAAAAGTGATTGATTTTATAGAACAAAAGATAAAGGAATGAAAAAATTAAGTACAGACGAATTTATCCAATATATTGAAAAAGAAGAACTATTTGAAGCCATCCATAAAGATGGCTCTTTTAAATTAAAGATTGAAGATTATGCTCCTTACATCTGTGGGGCTGTTCATAATGGACATAATTTTAGAAAGGAGCTTAAAAAACAAACCATTTTATCTGAGTATGAACGTTGGTATGAAGAAGATCCTCATACAACCGATTTTATATCTTCTTTCCCTATCGTTATAGAAGGTTGTGATTCTCGATTTGAATACGATTTAAACCGTACACCTGAAAATGCAGTATATGAAACAGCTTGGGGAAAACAATGTTGGAAAAAACCTTTAACTAAGAAACAAAAAGACGTTAGTTTAAAAAAACATAGTGAGTTTTACCGCGTTGTTCATGCTCTCGTTAAGAAAATTGAAGAAAAACACCAAGCTTGTATTGTTTTTGACATTCATTCCTATAATTACCGCCGTTGGGATCGCCCCGTTCCTGTATTCAATGTTGGAACAGAAAATGTAGACAAGCGTAAATACAAATCCGTTATTCAAACTTGGCTACATGAATTATCTAAAATAGAACTCCCTGATATCAAAAACACCACAAAAGAAAATGATGTTTTTTTAGGTCGAGGCTATTTTTTACAATACATCACAAATCATTTCAACAAAACACTTGTTTTGGCTACTGAAGTTAGCAAAGTCTATTGTGATGAATTAGCTGGCACCTCTTACCCTAGCGTTATCAACGCTGTTAAAGAAGGTTTTAAAACCGCTATTGTAAACACGGTTATGGAATTTACTCAAAAGAAAACCAATCTGGTTATTAAGAATAAAGTAAACCTTCTGTCTTCTGAAATTGATCCTGATTTATTAAAAGTAGATACACAGCTTTATAATCTTACAAAAGATTTTGAATTGTTGTCTATCATAAACCCTATAAACTTAGAAGCTGAAAAAAAGAAGTTTTTCAAAGGTAAGTTTAAAAATAATCCAGAATTTGTATACAAACAATTGAATTCTAACCCTTTTGAATTTAAACGTAAATTAGCTTCAATTCCTGTAGAAAAGATTAAAGATATTAACATTCAAAGTATGTATGTTGATACAATTAATGCTTTTATGGACAAAGTAGATTTAATTGGTAATCTGGATTCTGATAAGTTTTTATATAATTCTCTTCGCTATTTTGGAGAACCTTCTAAAAAAGATATTGATAATGCACAGTTCTTAATGTATTGTCCTGAATTTAGAGATGCTAAAGACCAAGAAATTTATACTTCTAAAGAAGCTGAACGATTATTTTTAGAAGCTGCAGAATATTATGGATTTAAATTTAAAGTAGCTACAAATCCTCATATTGTTTCTAAAGCTCTAGTTTTAAACAGTAAAAGAACTGTAGTATTAAAGAAAGGAGCAAAATTTTCAAAACGAGGTATTGATGGTCTAGTAGAACATGAAATTGGTGTTCACATGACTACCACCATGAATTCATTAATGCAACCTTTAAAAATATTCACAATCGGATTACCTGTTAATACCATGACACAGGAAGGTTTTGCTGTACTATCAGAATATCTTTCTGATAATATGAATTTAACCCGTCTGCGTGAATTAGCAATACGTGTACTTGGAATTCGCTCAATGGTGGAAGGAAATGATTTTAAAACAACCTTTTCTAAATTAGTTGAAGATTATGGTATGACGCCTGATGATGCTTATTATTTAAATACTCGTATTTATCGTGGTGGTGGTTTTACTAAAGACTATTTATATTTAAAAGGATTATCTACTATTCTACAATATCTAAATCAAAAAATTCCTTTAAAAAATATGTTAATTGGAAAAACCTCCATTGAATATCGAGATATTATTTATGAAATGGTTGAACGTGATATGCTAAAACCAACAAAATATTATACTAAGGCTTTTGCTGAATATGATGAAACTAAAAAATTAAATCCAGTTCTCAAATATATTTTATCAGGCTTAAAATAATAACTCAATTTATATCTCATAAAAAATATATCATTATCACAGTGTTTTTTGCATTGTTTTTAATATTTCTTTAATTAAACAATATGATACTCAATTATATGACTTTATTTTAGTGTACATAGAGAATATTATTATATAATTATGTATATTTCTATTATAAAAACTACAAATTGAAAGGTAATGAGAAAAAGAGTATTTGTTGTGATAACAACTGTTGTAATGTGCACCTATTTAATAGCACAGGTTGGAATTGGAGTTAACGGTAGCAGTATGTCCCCTTCCGCTGTATTAGAAATCGTAAGTCAAACAAAAAATCAAGGAGTTCTATTCCCCAAACTAACAACCGCCGAAATTTTAGCCATTACAAATCCTGCCCAAGGACTTTTAGTATACAATAAGGAAAGTCATTGTATTTATATGCATAATGGAACTACATGGCTTTCAAGCTGTGGAATTGCACCTAATTCTTCTGCTGTAGATCAAATTAGTTATAATGCATTGGGTTATGTCTCAAATGGATCAGCTAGTTCTGCTGCCGAAAACCTAACCATTCCCAACACAAGTATTACTGCTGAAAAAAAAGCCTGTTATAATAACACAATCAACAATCATGATTATTGCGCCTATCAATTATCTACGGGTGTTACATGGCAAGATGCTTTTAATTTAGGAAAAGAATTAAAAGGTTATTTGGTTACGATAACAAGTGATGCTGAGTGGTCTTTTATAAAATCTTCTGTTATTGGTGGTTCAGCAACCTTTGATTTAGATAACAATATCTGGATTGGTTACAACAGAGTTAGCTATCCAGGTAACGATGCTGAATTTATGTGGATAACCGATGAAAAATCTTTAATTAATTGGAGTAATAATTCATCAACACAAAATAATTTCAATGCAGGAGAACCTAATGACTCAGGAGGTAATGAAGGTTGTAGTCATATATGGCATAATGGTAGTAGTACATCTGATAGAACTTGGAATGATGAAGATTGTACCTCTACAGAAGTAGGTTTTGGGTTATTTAGTACTGATCGTCCTTTTGACCAAGTAATCATTGAATTTGAATCAAACAACCAATAACAAAACTACAGACTATTGAAAATCAATTGAAAACTAAAAATTCAATTGATTTTTTATTTTACACTGTATTTTTAACTTTATCATATTAAAAAATGGCGTTATATTTGTCTCTTTGAAAAAAAGTAATCCATTATAAATATGAAAACCAAATTATTATCTATACTATTTTTAACCTCTTTAACACAAATAAACGCACAAAAAACGTATCCTCAAGACTTTTCAACTCCTCTAAAGATCCCTATGATTTTATCAGGAACTTTTGCAGAATTACGTACCAATCATTTCCATGCAGGTTTGGATATAAAAACACAAGGGCGAGAAGGAATTAACGTCTATGCTATTGGAGATGGTTATATATCTCGAATTAAAGTATCACCTAGAGGGTATGGAAAAGCAATTTACATTACACACCCTAATGGATACACCTCCGTTTATGCCCATTTAAAAGAATTTAAAGGTGAAATAGCCGATTATGTACGTCGTCAACAATATTCAAGACAATCATTTGCTGTAGATTTATATCCTAAAAAAGGAACATTAAAAGTTACTCGAGATGAAGTCATTGCTCTTTCAGGAAATTCTGGTGGATCTGGAGGCCCTCACTTACACTTTGAAATCCGTGAAACGGCTTCTGAAAAGCCTGTTAATCCAATGGAATTTGGTTATGAATTTGCTGATACTAAAAAACCACTCATCAACGGTGTTTATGTTTATCCTATTGACGGAATGGCTGGAGGAAATAAAAAAAACGTATACAAAGTTGGTTTTAGTAAAGGAACATTAACACGTAATACCCCTATTCCTGCTTCTGGTAAAGTAGGTGTTGGTGTTAAAACATATGATCAATTGAATGGTGCCTCTAATATGAATGGGGTATATTCTATTGATTTATATGTAAATAATGAGCATACTTACAATTTTACAGCAGAAAAAGTTTCTTTCTCTCAAACACGTTACATCAACTCACATACCGATTATCATCATAAAAAAACCAGTAAGGGATGGATTAACAAATGTTTCTTAGATCCTGGAAATAAATTAGCGATGTATAAAACAAAAGTAAATAGAGGAATTATTGATGTAGAATCAGGAAAATCCTATAACATTCGTTTGGTTGTTAAAGATTTTAAAGGTAATCAGAAAACAAGTACTTTCACATTGATTGGTAGAGAAAACACTCCTGAAATTGAAGTTCAAAATGGTTCTTCTAAAAGATTTAAATGGAATATTGCTCATAACTATGAAAACGAAGGTATTAAGTTACATTTTCCTGCTAATTCTTTTTATGAAGATATTGATTTTACCTATTCTAAAGTAGGAACTTCACATAAAGTAGGAAATACTACCATTCCTGTTCATAAACTATTTACTATTTCAATTAAACCAGAAGGAATCCCAGCACAAGATTTAAATAAAACGGTATTAACCCGAAATGGGAAAAGCATTGGAGGTGAATATAAAAATGGTTGGATTACAGATAAATCAAAAGAATTTGGAACTTTTGCTTTAAAGGTAGATCGTACTCCTCCTAAAATTGTATCTGTTAATTTAAGTAACGGTTCTACTTTTACATCCAATTCAAAAATTAAATTAAAAATATCAGACAATTTAGCTGGCATTGCTAAATATGTTGGAAAAATTGATGGGAAATGGGTTTTAATGGATTATGATAAAAAATATCGATTGCTAACTTTTGCCTTTAAAAATGAAGATATTAGCGTAGGAAATCATATATTTGAATTAACCGTTACAGACAAAAAAGGGAATCAAACTCGCTTTGAAAGAACGTTTATAAAGAAATAACTCTATGAGAAAACATATAACGCTTTTAATTTTATTACTCACCTCCTCTATTATTTTAGCACAAAATGCTATACTTAAAGGAACGGTTATCGATAATATTCGAAAGCCTTTATCTAATGCAGAAATAAGTATCAATAATCAAGATTATAAAACAGATACTTATGGAAAATTTTCCATTTCAATTCCCGCAAATACAGACCTACAGGTAGAGGTATTTTTAGAAGGTTATTTACCTTTTCAATCAACAATTAATTCTAACAATAAAAAATACTATACATTAAATGTTCTTTTACAAGATGACCCTAGTATAAGTTTAGATCAAGTTACTTTTCACAAACAAAAACAAGATCAACAAATAGGAAGTTTCCAAATCACTACTAAAAATATTGATAAGCTACCTTCTATTACGGGTGGGATCGAAGAAATATTAAAAACTAACCCTATGGTTAACTCCAATACTGAATTAAGTTCTCAATATATGGTTCGCGGTGGTAATTATGATGAAAACTTAGTTTATGTAAACGGTATTGAATTATATCGTCCTCAATTAATTCGTTCAGGACAACAAGAAGGTTTAAGTTTTTTAAATCCTTCTATGGTTGATGCCATTAGTTTCTCTGCTGGTGGTTTCGAAGCAAAATATGGAGATAAAATGTCTTCTGTATTGGATATTATTTATAAACAACCTCGATCATTTGAAGGGGAATTTGAAGCTAGCCTTTTAGGAGGAAGTCTTACACTAGGAAGTGGAACACCAGATGGAAAACTTTCTGCTATTGTAGGAGCTCGTTATAATGATAAACGATTGCTAGTCGATTCACAAAATTCTGATGTTGATTTTCAACCTATTTACTTTGACGTACAATCAAATGTTACCTACCGTTTAAATGATCAATTAAAATTTAATTTCTTAGGAAGTTTTTCTCAAAACGATATCGATATCTACCCAAAATTACGTGAAACAACCTTTGGAACGTTAACCAATCCTTATAAATTAGTTGTAAACTATACGGGTCAAGAGAATGATCAATTCCAAACAAGTTCAGGTGCTTTTTCAACCATCTATGAACCCAATAAACGCTTAACTTTAACTGCAGATATTTCTGCTTTTCATTCAAAAGAAGAGGAATATTTTGATATTACCAGTCGGTATATATTAGGTAGAATCGATCCTGAAACGGGACGATTTACTTCTACCTTTGATACCGCTAAACAAATTGACCATGCACGTAACGATTTAGACCTACTCGTTACCTCTTTCCAACATAGAGGAAAATATAAAATTAAAAATGGAGATATCGAATGGGGATTTAAATTCCAAAATGAAGATATCAAAGATCGTTTAAATGAATACCATCGTATAGATTCCGCAGGCTATATTCGTCCAGTGACCTCATTACCGGGATTTGATTATATATATGATGTAACTAATGTTGACGTTCAAAATAATTTAAATTCAAATCGTATTTCAGGATATGCCCAATACTCTAAAAAACATCAACTAAATCATGGAAAATTGATGTATAATATCGGTTTACGTACAACTCATTGGGATTATAATGGAGAGACCAATTTTTCTCCACGAGGACAAATTGCTTACAAACCTGATTGGAAACATGATATGCTATTCCGATTCTCAACAGGACTATATTATCAACCACCTTTTTATAAAGAAATTCGTGATGTCTATGGTAATTTAAATCCTGAAATTAAATCACAACGTTCTATACATTTCATTGCAGGAAATGATTATGAATTTGAAATGAAAGAACGTCCCTTTAAATTAACCACGGAACTTTATTA from Flavobacteriaceae bacterium UJ101 encodes:
- the gshB|GSS gene encoding glutathione synthase (Belongs to the RimK family; Contains 1 ATP-grasp domain.; KEGG: swd:Swoo_0914 glutathione synthase), translated to MKIVFLLYPWETINPKKDTSIILIHEALKRNHDVYITLPEDIMMSKGKAMALAHKLSNFTISKASNDSDYQEFYQNLMLTSETIILKEIDTIFIRSNPPINPYTMDILETVQDDVFICNSIRGLRKGKTKIYTALNDDGLGTVTPITHITRNIDQIVDIVKNSKEEGMILKPLDGMGGKGVLKLNKTMTSNLRVILDYYLVDGNYIILQDFIKGAEKGDTRVLVLNGEPIGAIQRIPAQGEHRSNLSAGGKMEIAEITPEIEKICNFIAPKLREDGLFFCGLDIISNQLVEINVTSPGGIREVNQTNQNIRIQEKVIDFIEQKIKE
- the manB gene encoding phosphomannomutase (Catalyzes the conversion of glucosamine-6-phosphate to glucosamine-1-phosphate; Belongs to the phosphohexose mutase family.; KEGG: bth:BT_3950 phosphomannomutase), coding for MALIKSISGIRGTIGGRVGEGLSPVDAVKFAAAYGTWLKETTHKDKLTVVIGRDARISGEMIQNLVISTLQGLGIDIINLNFSTTPTVEVAVPMEKADGGIILTASHNPKQWNALKLLNAKGEFVSGKDGERILEIAENDDFNFAEVDDLGKVSLDESYVEKHIQATLDLPLVDVEAVKKANFKVVVDAVNSTGGIFVPALLEKMGVECIKLYCDPTGHFPHNPEPLKEHLTDLSEKVVTEKADFGIVVDPDVDRLALVCEDGSMFGEEYTLVACADYVLSQTPGNTVSNMSSSRALRDITQRYEGCSYEPSAVGEVNVVEKMKANNAIIGGEGNGGIIYPALHYGRDSIVGIALFLTHLAKQGKSCLELRQSYPDYYMSKNKVQLTPSIDVDAILKAVEAKFANEEVNTVDGVKIDFAEEWAHLRKSNTEPIIRIYTEAKSQERADALAQEIMEVVKSLT
- the rimO gene encoding [Ribosomal protein S12] (aspartate(89)-C(3))-methylthiotransferase (Catalyzes the methylthiolation of an aspartic acid residue of ribosomal protein S12; Belongs to the methylthiotransferase family. RimO subfamily; Contains 1 MTTase N-terminal domain; Contains 1 TRAM domain.; KEGG: ppd:Ppro_3094 ribosomal protein S12 methylthiotransferase), producing the protein MITLGCSKNLYDSEVIMGQLKANGKEVAHEAEEGNIVVINTCGFIDNAKEESVNTILQYAEAKEKGTIDKLFVTGCLSERYKPDLEKEIPNVDQYFGTRDLPLLLKALGADYKHELIGERLTTTPRHYAYLKISEGCDRTCSFCAIPLMRGGHISTPIENLVEEAKKLAKNGTKELILIAQDLTFYGLDIYKKRRLGDLLKELVKVEGIEWIRLHYAFPTGFPEDVLEIMNQEPKICNYLDIPLQHISDNILKSMRRGTSFEKTNRLLAEFRKKVPNIAIRTTLITGYPGESEEDFAILKQWVKDQRFDRLGCFTYSHEENTHAHQLIDDVPDEVKKVRAAEIMELQEQISKELNQSKIGKTYRCLFDRKEGDYFIGRTEFDSPDVDNEVLVNAENTYISIGEFCNIQIVDADEFDLFGVIVD